Below is a genomic region from Geoglobus acetivorans.
AACTACACCTTAGTCCATGCCGGCTTCACATCCGTAACGATTCAGCTCAATGAGACAGTGCATTTCAAGGAACCTGTTGCCGTAAAAATAGTAAACGGAAACGAAAGTTATTTCCTCACAAACGTCACCGAACTGAGGCCAGAGTTTGAGAGACCAAAAAATTAGAGTCTTATCTCCCTTAGAATATATTCAGGAGGTATCTCTTTTGCGAGAACTATATGCTCATTGACCTTTATCAGCCTTATACCGTCTTCTCTCGCCTTTTTTGCATCTATTTCCAGAATTATTGGCTCGTCAGTCCTCAATCTTGCAACTTCCTCGCTTTTTTCAAGTGTCGTTGAGAGATGCACATAAGCCTGGTTGACAGGCTTGATTCCAAGATCAAGAAGTCTCACGGACTCCTCCTCGCTTGTACCATAGTAGAGCAGGTCTTCCTCAGCATCGGGCATGTCTGTAAGCTTAACGTCAACGCTGTGTCCATATCTCGCCCTTATTTTTCCTTCCTTGAGCTCATATCTGCCCTTCCTATCGCTGTAGATCAGGGCTTTTACAACCCACCTGTTCGCCCACCTGTACCTCCTCGAAACTATTCTCAGCAGGCGTTCAAAGTCCACCCATCCATTTTCATCCATTTCCAGACGGAATTTGTCAGGAAAGTGCCTCAGAACGCCCGATATGAACTTTCCGAGTCTCTCAACCTTTTCCTTCGGAATCACAACCTCTCCAGAATAGCCGCAAACATCACAGGTTTCTCCCCTGTAAAATCCATGTTCCGGGCAAATCCTAACATCCTCCATACCTCACCACCCAGACTAACGCGAGTATTGCACCGATTGCACTGCAGGTTTCAAGGCTCACTCCTCTGAATGTTACGTCAAGGTTGTATCTGGCTCTCTTTATTAAATCTTTTGGGAGACCCTTTCTTCCAAGACCGATGAGAAAACAGGCAGATTTAAGTTTCCGAATATCCTCAAGCGACAGAACATTATTTTCCGGTTTGGAAGTTGTTGCAACAACCTCTCCAAAATGGGAAGGGATTTTACTGATTAAATGCAGCCTTCCCTCATCTTCAAGCATTTTTAGATACCTGCCACCCCCACCGATGGTGGTGTAATCCATAACGTCCCTGACAAGCTCGCCCCGTTCCTTCCAGAAATTGAAATCAAAGAGGGCGAGATGAAAGTCGTAAGCATAACAGAGCGGAGCAGCCCTTGCTATTGTCCTGAGATGGATCTCATGAAGCTTCAGTTTATCATACGTGTTAACCAGACATGCAACCATCATTTCAAACCCTCCAGAAACCTAACCATATTCCTGTAATGACTGCCAAGCCAGTACAGCTTTCTGCACTTCTCACAGTACCAGAGCTCGTACCTTTCCATCAGGTTCTCCTCTATGCCTTCCATTTTCATCACCTCCTCTGCCTCATGTTCAGTCGGCTTTCTCAGAGGGGTGTTGCAGACACTGCATCTCTCCATCCTGATCTCTGTATTTATCCCAAATCCCTGCATCTCTCTGATCTGCTCAATTACACTGTCGCTGTCGATGAAAACAGCACTCCTTCCTTTTTTGACGCATCGTTCGTAAAGCTCCTTATCTCTCGTCAGGAGAATTCTGTCCAGGAAGTTTTCAAGAAGAAATGTGTCCTCATCATCAACTTCGAAGTCTCCGATGTAAAGAGTGTCATACCCAAAGATTCTGAGCCAGGTTGCTAGCTTGCCAAGCATCCTGTCAACCACGAACCTCAAATTCCATCCACCACCTTGGATCGGTATTCTCAAGCTTCCTGTAAAGTGATTGCCCTGAACTCGTTTTCAGCTCAATGTTCTGTCCAAAAAGCTCTGCATCAGAGTTTCTCAGCCCATATATTCTGCTCTGTACATACAGTTCAAGCTTATCGGCATCATGGACGATGTCAGCATACCTTTCAAGCATATCTTTCAGCAGTCCCGCTTCCTCAAAATCCATCTGGTCATCAAACGCTTTTTCTGTATCCACATCAACATACATCTTCGCAAGCTTATGAAGGTCAAGGGTTCTTGCCTCTGCTGAATCGTGAAACAGTGCTGCAATACCGCACTTAGCAGCATCATCCAGATTACCGTATTCCATTAAACCGAGAAAGAATGCTATTACGGCTGACAGAAATGAATGCTCGGCAACGCTTTCAGGATTCTCGATACCTACTTTCAGCCAGCCAGACCTCGGAACAGATTTCAGCGAGGCGAGTTCAAATATCAGGCGTTCAAGAGGCATACAGAGAATTTCTCAATGCTTAAATAAATGTTTGCGGTACATTTCTCGATGAAAATTGAGCTGAACGACAGAAGACTCGACATGTTCACAGAACTGAAAAAGGGTGCGAGCGGGGAGGAGCTGGCGAAAAAATTCGGCGTGAGCCGGACATCTGTGTGGAAATTCGTCCATAAACTTGAGGAAACAGGATACATTCTGGAGAGAAGGCCAAAGTACAGAATCGTATCCAAACCTGACCCGTCACCATTCGATATGGCTCTCGCCCTGAAAGAAATTCCGGGGCTGCAGAACTTCCACTACTTCAGAGAAGTTGACTCCACAAACAGACTTGCAAAAGAGGTCGAAAATTCGGCAGTCTTTGCAGAGACCCAGAGTGCTGGAAGAGGAAGGATCGGCAGGAAATGGGAGAGCCAGAGGGGTGGGCTGTATGTTTCATTTTCTCTGAACCTCAGCATTCCTGTAAACGAAATACCAAAACTGACCCTTCTGGCGGGGGTGGCTGTTGCCAAAACACTTGAGAATTACGGAGCAAGGATAAAATGGCCGAATGATGTACTGATAAACGACAAAAAGGTGTCAGGAATACTGAGTGAGTTTGTAGGGGAAGAGCTTTCGGCCAGAGTAATCATAGGAATAGGAATTAACGTTAAGAACGAAATACCAGATCATCTGAGAGATAAAGCAGTATCCCTCAAAGAAATTGACGAAAGTGTCAGCATAACAGATGTTTTTGTCAGGCTGTGCAGAAATCTTTCAGAGCTGATGAAAAGATACCCTTCAGAGTGGGAATCAATACTCGGAGAATGGAAGGGGCTCAGCAGCACCATTGGAAAGCATGTGGTAATCGATGCCGGAGGACGAAGATACATGGGTATGGCCATGGACATCGACATAGATGGGGGCCTGATTATAAGAACAGAGCGCGGGAATGAGAAAATAATTTCCGGGGAGTGCTTTTACACCAACTACTGAACAAAAATTATTTAAATGGATGTTCTCCATGGTAGATGTGCTTACGGGCTATCTCGTCAGAGAGATGAAAGATGAAGAGGTTGAAGAGATTATCATTGCCGAATACGAGCATTTCGGATACAGCGTTTTTGCAGACCTTTCAAAGACCGACTACAGCAAGAAAGTGATAGTGTGTGAAGAAGACGGAGAAATTGCGGGGTTTGCTGTTCTGTACTGGGACGAAAACAGTTTTCACATCGGGAGCCTTATTGTGGACAACAGGTACAGAGGGTCCGGAATAGGTAAGGCTCTCGTGGATGGGGCAAGAAAAGAGGCTTTCAAGCGTGGGTTCAGAAAAATTTACGCAGATGTCTCGGTGAGCAGCTCGGCGCTTGACTTCTACATGAGCAACGGATTTGAAATAGAGGAGACCATAAAGCATTACTACGGAATCTCCAAGCACGCTTTCAGGCTTTCTCTGACCGTTTAGACCTGAGATCTTTTAATGGTTCCGTTTCAATTGGTTTTTCTTTAATCAACCCTTCGGGCCTATAGTAGAGAATCACTATCATCAGAACGCCGAATATTATATACTGCAGCCAGTTCACATCAAACGGAAGATTCAGCAGTGATGCGATCTCATGCTTATACCCGTCAAGCAGCCTCCAGATGACCACAAAGCTCATAACTCCCGCAAGAACACCTCTGTTATTGGAAATTCCCCCGAGGAGGACCATTAGGAAAGGATAAAACGTCCAGTTTACCCTTGCAAATAGATTAACAATCCCAATAACGTTTCCGGCATAATATGAATACAGCACACCGGCCATTGAAGCTACTGCAGAGCTGAATGCAAGGGTTTTGATTCTCACCCACATTATGTCCTTTCCAGAAAACTGCAGAGCGACTGCATCTTCCCTCATCGCCCTGAGCAGTCTTCCATAAGGGGAATTGAGCGCCCTTTCGAGAAAGAGGTACGTAATCAGCGCAAAGAAGAGAATCAGACCCACAAAAACCCATTCTCTCACGCTTCCAGAGACAAACGCAAGAACGTCAGGTACGGGGGCACCATAGTATCCCCCGACAAGGGCAGTATTGTTGTACGCGATCATGAACATTATCTCTGCTATCGCCAGGAGAGTTATTGCAAGATAATCGCTTTCAAGCTTTGCGCTGGGAAGGATGAAGAGGCCACCTATTGCGGCTCCAACCAGCCCCGCCAGTGCCAGCGAGAAAAGCAAAAGCCCTATGCCAAACGCGGGATTGGCTGCGATAACTTCATCGACCACGCTTTTCATGAAACCGCTGGCCTGAGTTATGGTGTCACCCTTTATGGAAAACGCAGATATCAGAATTCGGTTGACAATTGCGCCGGCGGTAAACGCTCCAATAAGCACCGCCAGAGCCTTTCCAAAGTTGGGAATTCCGCCGTAACCATATTCAATGTTCAGACTTAAGGCAATAATCGAATATATTCCAAACCACAGCAGTATTGAGCTTATCAGCGTTTCCAGCGCCATATATACCTCCTCCAGTTAACAGACGTGAGTCCCTTAGGTATGAAGAGCAGGGTTAGAATCAGGATGGTGAGAGAGACGGCTTTGGTGTAAACAAGAACAGACATTCCAAATATCTTACTCAACCAGAAGGTCACAAGACTTTCAGACAACCCCACAAGATAGCCTCCAAGGATTGCACCGTATATCGTCGAAAGTCCCCCAACAATACTGGCAGCGAATATTGAAACAATGATCATCTGACCGGTGGTCTGAAAGGTTTCCTGAAGGAATGGAAGCAAAGCTCCAGCAAGACCTGAAAAAGCTCCGGAAAGCAGCCAGGAAAACAGCCTTGTAGTTTCCACATTGACTCCCATGATCTCCGCCAGTGAGGGATTTTCCATCGATGCCCTCATGGCAACGCCAAACTTTGTGCGGTACAGAAGGAAAAAGAGGAAAGCAAGAGAAAAGACCACTGCCAGGGTCGAAGAGATGAGTATCCCCTTTATCCCGGCCAGCTTGAAATCAAGGCTGATAAAATTGAACTTGGATGCATCAGCCATAATCATCTTGGACATTGACTCAGAAAATATGCCGATCAGACCGAGGAGAATGAGGTCCCAAGAGAGGGTTGCAATCATCAAAATCAAAATTGATGCTTCCTTCTGTATGAGAGGTTTAAGCACCAGCAAATATGTCGACACTCCGATGAGCGCCCCAAACATGATGGAAAACGGAATTGAGAAATAGGGCGTTGGAAAATTGAATATTGTATACGTAAGGTATGCAAAATAAGATGCGAATACTGCGAAACTTCCCTGAGCGAAGTTGGGCACGGAAGTTGTTATGTACGTGATGGTCAGGCTTATTGCCAGAAGTGTGAGAAGATTAGCATAGATTACTGCATTGTTGACAAGCAAACTCATAGCATGCTCTTGCAGTAAACTTTTTAAAAAATTAATGGTCATTATCCATCATGACCTTGAGAAATTGTGTCATAGCCCTGATTATAATGGGGCTAATGCTGCCTTTAGCGGCTGCCGAGGAGATAAAGATTGGCGTTATGGTCGATCTCTCCGGGCCACTGACGACGTATGGAAACGACATAAAAAATACTCTCCAGATTGCGAAGGAGGACATAAACAACTATTTCAAGGAAAAGGGGATGGATTACACTGTAGAGTTCTACGTTGAGGACACGAAAGTCGATCCAAATGTTGCCCTGCAGAAAATCCAGTCCCTGAACAGCAAGGGTATAAAGCTCGTAATCGGACCAATGGGAAGTGGTGAGGTTGCGAACATAAAGGATTACGTGACGTCAAACAAGATAATAATCGTTTCGCCTTCTTCAACCGCCCTGCCAACGATAATCGGATTTGCAAAGCCTGAGGATAAGAAGTTCATATTCAGGTTTGTTGGAACCGATGATCTGCAGAGCAAGGCAATAGCCAGCGAACTGAGAGATGCAGGTGTGAAGGGCGTCGTGATAACATACATAGGAAATGCATGGGGTAAGGGACTTTATGAGGAGATAAAGCCACAGCTCGAAGAGCTCGGCATAGAAGTTGCCAAGGTTGTTGAATATCCTGACCAGGTTCCGGCAGACTTCTCACCCTACATAACAAGCCTTGAAGAGGGTGTTAAGGCTCTCGCAGACAAATACGGATACGATAAGGTTGCCGTTGTTACGTTCTCATACGAGGAAGTTTACACCATGCTTGCTCAGGTTCCTGACGAGTCTCCACTCCTCGGAGTTGTGTGGTTCGGGTGTGATGGAAACGCGCTCAGCGATAAGACCGTTAACGTGAAGGATAAGGTTACCAAGGTGGGGACGTTCTCAACCCTCTTCGAGTCAAGAGGTCCAGCATACGATGACCTCGCAGTGAAGTATAAGGAAGCAGGATACGGAGACTCCCCATACCAGTATGCAATGAACGCATATGATGCTGCATGGGTTCTTGCTCTTGCGTATGCAGAAGTTGTCAAGGAGAAGGGTCAGTACGACCCGGATGCAATGGCTGAAAAGATGCCGGTGGTTACAGAAAAGTACAGCAATGGAGATTACGGGGTTGAGCCGGTCAGCGGAAAGATCGTGCTGAACGAGTGGAACGACAGAGCAAGCGGTGATTACGCGATATACTACGTGAACAAGGAGGGCAAGTGGGAAACCGCAGGAATCTGGAAGTTCGCAACACAGAGTGTTGACTGGCAGCACAAACCTGTCTGGCCAGAGGCACCTGCCAAGAAATCTGAATCAACACCAGGATTTGAGATAGTGGCTGGAATACTGGGCATCGCTCTGGCTATCGGGCTGAGAAGAAGACTATGATTCTCCAGACATACAATCTTTCTAAATTTTTTGAGGGTCTCAAAGCCCTCGATAGTGTGAGCATTTCTGTGCCGAGAGAGTCACTGACACTAATTATAGGTCCCAACGGTAGCGGAAAAACAACGTTTATAAACACGGTTACAGGGTTCTACAGAGCCGACGGAGGAAGAGTGGAGTTTGCCGGCAAGGACATCACCAATTTTCCGCCCCACAGAATATTCAAAGAGGGCATGGTCAGGACATTCCAGATACCGAGACCGTTCAAGAAACTCACGGTTATAGAGAACATGCTCATGCCCCTGGAAAATCCTGGAGAAAGTCTAAGAGGAGCAATTTTAAAAAACTGGGTGGATTTCGAGAACGACGCCGTAGAAAAAGCATACGATATACTTGAATTCCTCAACATAGATCATCTAACCTTCGAGAGAGCCGAAACATTAAGCGGTGGACAGCTTAGACTTCTCGAAATAGGCAAAGCTCTGATGACCGATGCAAGGCTGATTGTAATGGATGAACCCCTGGCAGGAGTTGCACCCGCGCTGGCCCATGAGATACTGAAAAAAATAAAAGAACTGTGTGATGCAGGAAAAACATTCCTCATTGTGGAACACAGGCTGGACATAATTCTCGACTATGCAGACAAGGTGTATGTTATGGGCAATGGGAGGTTAATTGCAGAAGGCGGCAGAGAAGTGATAGAAAAACCTGAGGTCGTGGAGGTGTATCTGGGTGCTTGAAACGAAAGGAGTTTCATCAGGTTACAAAGAACTCCACATTCTTTTTGACATAGATTTTAAGGCAGAAAAGAACAGGATAACCGCAATAGTTGGCCCTAACGGGAGCGGAAAATCCACGCTCCTCAAAACCATCTTCGGATTCACAACCATCTATGACGGCAGGATTTTATTCGAAGGGCGGGAGATAACACACCTTCCACCACACGAGAAGACCAAGCTCGGCATAGCCTATCTCCCCCAGACCGACAACGTCTTCACAGACCTGACAGTCAGGGAAAACCTGGTAATCGCAGGCTACATTCTCGACGAGAGTGAATTCAGAGACAGGCTTGAGCTTGCACTGAACGTTTTTCCAGAGCTGAAGGACAAAATGGACAGGAAAGCTGGAATGCTGAGCGGTGGAGAGAGACAGTTTCTGGGTATAGCTTCAGCTCTGATAAGAAGAGCAAAGCTGCTCATGCTCGACGAGCCCACCGCAATGCTATCCCCAAAGTTCGCATCACAGGTTTTCGAGAGAGTCGTGAGCCTGAGAGACGACCTGAAGTTGACAATAATTCTTGTTGAACAGAATGTGCTGAAAGCACTGGAAATAGCGGACAATGCACTCATGCTGATAGGTGGAAAGGTCGCGTTTTTCGGAGGAGCAAAGGAATTGCTCGAACACGAGAAATTCGAAAGGTTCGTTGTCGGATACACGCTATGAGGGGTAAAATTATATAGCCTCACGTAAAAATATATGCTGAAATGCAGGGATTGCTGATAACCAACGTGATAAAAATTCTGGATCGGGCAGGATATGTCGTTACCGATTTAGCTGAAACTAAACCGAGATGTTTTGATATTGTTGCAAGAAGAGAGGATACAGTCCTATTCCTTAAAGTCCTGTATAACATAGACTCCTTCAAGCAGGAGATGGCCAAGGAAATGAAAATCATCGCAAAGGCGCTCAAGGCAAGCCCCATAGTTATAGGAGAGAGATACAAGGCAGACTTCCTTGAAAGAGGTGTTGTGTACACGAGATACGGAATTCCGGTAATAAATACCGCAACATTTTATGATGTCGTTGTGGACAACGAACTGCCCCTCATCTACTC
It encodes:
- a CDS encoding Mut7-C RNAse domain-containing protein, translating into MVDRMLGKLATWLRIFGYDTLYIGDFEVDDEDTFLLENFLDRILLTRDKELYERCVKKGRSAVFIDSDSVIEQIREMQGFGINTEIRMERCSVCNTPLRKPTEHEAEEVMKMEGIEENLMERYELWYCEKCRKLYWLGSHYRNMVRFLEGLK
- a CDS encoding branched-chain amino acid ABC transporter permease — its product is MSLLVNNAVIYANLLTLLAISLTITYITTSVPNFAQGSFAVFASYFAYLTYTIFNFPTPYFSIPFSIMFGALIGVSTYLLVLKPLIQKEASILILMIATLSWDLILLGLIGIFSESMSKMIMADASKFNFISLDFKLAGIKGILISSTLAVVFSLAFLFFLLYRTKFGVAMRASMENPSLAEIMGVNVETTRLFSWLLSGAFSGLAGALLPFLQETFQTTGQMIIVSIFAASIVGGLSTIYGAILGGYLVGLSESLVTFWLSKIFGMSVLVYTKAVSLTILILTLLFIPKGLTSVNWRRYIWRWKR
- a CDS encoding ABC transporter ATP-binding protein yields the protein MILQTYNLSKFFEGLKALDSVSISVPRESLTLIIGPNGSGKTTFINTVTGFYRADGGRVEFAGKDITNFPPHRIFKEGMVRTFQIPRPFKKLTVIENMLMPLENPGESLRGAILKNWVDFENDAVEKAYDILEFLNIDHLTFERAETLSGGQLRLLEIGKALMTDARLIVMDEPLAGVAPALAHEILKKIKELCDAGKTFLIVEHRLDIILDYADKVYVMGNGRLIAEGGREVIEKPEVVEVYLGA
- a CDS encoding RNA 2'-phosphotransferase, with translation MEDVRICPEHGFYRGETCDVCGYSGEVVIPKEKVERLGKFISGVLRHFPDKFRLEMDENGWVDFERLLRIVSRRYRWANRWVVKALIYSDRKGRYELKEGKIRARYGHSVDVKLTDMPDAEEDLLYYGTSEEESVRLLDLGIKPVNQAYVHLSTTLEKSEEVARLRTDEPIILEIDAKKAREDGIRLIKVNEHIVLAKEIPPEYILREIRL
- a CDS encoding HD domain-containing protein, with the translated sequence MPLERLIFELASLKSVPRSGWLKVGIENPESVAEHSFLSAVIAFFLGLMEYGNLDDAAKCGIAALFHDSAEARTLDLHKLAKMYVDVDTEKAFDDQMDFEEAGLLKDMLERYADIVHDADKLELYVQSRIYGLRNSDAELFGQNIELKTSSGQSLYRKLENTDPRWWMEFEVRG
- a CDS encoding biotin--[acetyl-CoA-carboxylase] ligase, which encodes MKIELNDRRLDMFTELKKGASGEELAKKFGVSRTSVWKFVHKLEETGYILERRPKYRIVSKPDPSPFDMALALKEIPGLQNFHYFREVDSTNRLAKEVENSAVFAETQSAGRGRIGRKWESQRGGLYVSFSLNLSIPVNEIPKLTLLAGVAVAKTLENYGARIKWPNDVLINDKKVSGILSEFVGEELSARVIIGIGINVKNEIPDHLRDKAVSLKEIDESVSITDVFVRLCRNLSELMKRYPSEWESILGEWKGLSSTIGKHVVIDAGGRRYMGMAMDIDIDGGLIIRTERGNEKIISGECFYTNY
- a CDS encoding GNAT family N-acetyltransferase gives rise to the protein MVDVLTGYLVREMKDEEVEEIIIAEYEHFGYSVFADLSKTDYSKKVIVCEEDGEIAGFAVLYWDENSFHIGSLIVDNRYRGSGIGKALVDGARKEAFKRGFRKIYADVSVSSSALDFYMSNGFEIEETIKHYYGISKHAFRLSLTV
- a CDS encoding ABC transporter substrate-binding protein, which translates into the protein MTLRNCVIALIIMGLMLPLAAAEEIKIGVMVDLSGPLTTYGNDIKNTLQIAKEDINNYFKEKGMDYTVEFYVEDTKVDPNVALQKIQSLNSKGIKLVIGPMGSGEVANIKDYVTSNKIIIVSPSSTALPTIIGFAKPEDKKFIFRFVGTDDLQSKAIASELRDAGVKGVVITYIGNAWGKGLYEEIKPQLEELGIEVAKVVEYPDQVPADFSPYITSLEEGVKALADKYGYDKVAVVTFSYEEVYTMLAQVPDESPLLGVVWFGCDGNALSDKTVNVKDKVTKVGTFSTLFESRGPAYDDLAVKYKEAGYGDSPYQYAMNAYDAAWVLALAYAEVVKEKGQYDPDAMAEKMPVVTEKYSNGDYGVEPVSGKIVLNEWNDRASGDYAIYYVNKEGKWETAGIWKFATQSVDWQHKPVWPEAPAKKSESTPGFEIVAGILGIALAIGLRRRL
- a CDS encoding DUF531 family protein; the encoded protein is MMVACLVNTYDKLKLHEIHLRTIARAAPLCYAYDFHLALFDFNFWKERGELVRDVMDYTTIGGGGRYLKMLEDEGRLHLISKIPSHFGEVVATTSKPENNVLSLEDIRKLKSACFLIGLGRKGLPKDLIKRARYNLDVTFRGVSLETCSAIGAILALVWVVRYGGC
- a CDS encoding branched-chain amino acid ABC transporter permease, which translates into the protein MALETLISSILLWFGIYSIIALSLNIEYGYGGIPNFGKALAVLIGAFTAGAIVNRILISAFSIKGDTITQASGFMKSVVDEVIAANPAFGIGLLLFSLALAGLVGAAIGGLFILPSAKLESDYLAITLLAIAEIMFMIAYNNTALVGGYYGAPVPDVLAFVSGSVREWVFVGLILFFALITYLFLERALNSPYGRLLRAMREDAVALQFSGKDIMWVRIKTLAFSSAVASMAGVLYSYYAGNVIGIVNLFARVNWTFYPFLMVLLGGISNNRGVLAGVMSFVVIWRLLDGYKHEIASLLNLPFDVNWLQYIIFGVLMIVILYYRPEGLIKEKPIETEPLKDLRSKRSEKA
- a CDS encoding branched-chain amino acid ABC transporter ATP-binding protein produces the protein MLETKGVSSGYKELHILFDIDFKAEKNRITAIVGPNGSGKSTLLKTIFGFTTIYDGRILFEGREITHLPPHEKTKLGIAYLPQTDNVFTDLTVRENLVIAGYILDESEFRDRLELALNVFPELKDKMDRKAGMLSGGERQFLGIASALIRRAKLLMLDEPTAMLSPKFASQVFERVVSLRDDLKLTIILVEQNVLKALEIADNALMLIGGKVAFFGGAKELLEHEKFERFVVGYTL